A single genomic interval of Lathyrus oleraceus cultivar Zhongwan6 chromosome 7, CAAS_Psat_ZW6_1.0, whole genome shotgun sequence harbors:
- the LOC127100959 gene encoding zinc finger CCCH domain-containing protein 17, with product MVAQHPQLQIQTQQPTPSPQDEALKRNTDCVYFLASPLTCKKGNECEYRHSEYARVNPRDCYYWLNGNCLNPKCSFRHPPLDGLLGTPPATAPAGPSVPVPQIATTSAAHTPYNSSKQAVPCIFFQKGFCLKGDRCAFMHGPIPNNGSKIATQSSMTNQGAENPNLKKPYVGTEKHTQERKTSQANVGGAAEAKPVNFKKFEPAPPKNIFKLEKHVPTQPAAGFDNEASRFKTPSSPPPTNGPNVARSNRVHQPRLPDDHSFHSGKDSDEFLRESSPGFDVLVADELRNSDYYHGEDEFGITRGQNERGLDPLNEYDMGHSADYSLAADIDRDRFRVPQGYDSYDHMQEPYGWEPRKASTHIERTRNSSRSPDSVEVSDLRHRLSKRRKGLKSVVTHDEEQSRRFSRKDSLHLPSNERSVNNRFRGRITLPPNGGEGHLERDLDRGRDLDRGRDLERGRDLDRGRISSRLSSGRLHPPHEGRIHDRMRDRLPDDERKNFRGRSMGDRSEFSAPKSLAELKYGRNSENTDQQSLGKRKSYQQYEDDVPFEGPKPLSEILKEKKGVGAGAASSQSSKSAYNNKNEGITENGSLLKTNVEESKNQAADVAGREVDNTNVTHQSPEDGIIYDEAAEEQEYEGEEGGDYEYEQGDEEYEYEQVDEGENQEQEYMEEEEDGDDFAKKIGVVLS from the exons ATGGTTGCCCAACACCCGCAGCTTCAGATTCAGACCCAACAACCTACACCTTCTCCTCAAGATGAAGCCTTGAAGAGAAACACCGATTGTGTATACTTTCTTGCTTCTCCCTTGACATGCAAAAAG GGAAATGAATGCGAGTACCGCCATAGTGAGTATGCTCGGGTAAATCCCAGAGATTGCTACTATTGGTTGAATGGTAACTGCTTGAATCCCAAGTGTTCGTTCCGTCATCCG CCTCTTGATGGGTTGTTAGGAACACCACCGGCAACTGCTCCTGCCGGACCATCTGTACCCGTGCCACAGATTGCAACAACATCTGCGGCGCACACACCGTATAATTCTAGTAAACAAGCTGTCCCTTGCATTTTCTTCCAAAAGGGATTTTGCTTAAAAGGAGACAGATGTGCCTTCATGCATGGACCAATTCCTAATAATGGCAGTAAAATAGCTACACAGAGCTCGATGACCAACCAAGGAGCTGAGAATCCAAATTTGAAGAAACCTTATGTCGGCACTGAAAAACATACTCAGGAAAGGAAAACTTCCCAAGCAAATGTTGGAGGTGCAGCTGAAGCTAAACCTGTCAATTTCAAAAAATTTGAACCTGCTCCAccaaaaaatatatttaaattgGAGAAGCATGTGCCGACTCAACCTGCAGCAGGATTTGACAACGAGGCTTCAAGATTTAAGACACCTAGTTCTCCACCGCCGACCAACGGGCCTAATGTAGCCCGGTCTAATCGTGTGCATCAACCTCGTTTGCCGGATGATCACAGTTTCCATAGTGGTAAGGACAGTGACGAGTTTCTCAGAGAATCGTCTCCTGGGTTTGATGTTCTTGTAGCTGACGAACTTAGGAATTCCGATTACTATCACGGGGAAGATGAATTTGGTATAACAAGAGGTCAAAATGAAAGAGGCCTAGACCCTTTGAATGAATATGATATGGGGCATTCTGCTGATTATAGTTTAGCTGCTGATATTGATCGAGATAGATTTCGTGTGCCCCAAGGTTATGACTCATATGATCACATGCAAGAGCCATATGGTTGGGAACCTAGGAAGGCATCAACCCATATAGAAAGGACTCGTAACAGTTCTCGCAGTCCTGATAGTGTTGAGGTCTCAGATCTCCGACATCGTTTATCCAAGCGCAGGAAGGGTCTAAAATCTGTCGTCACTCATGACGAAGAGCAAAGTCGTCGTTTCTCTCGGAAAGATTCGCTCCACTTACCTTCGAATGAGAGATCCGTCAATAATCGTTTCCGAGGAAGAATAACACTTCCACCGAATGGTGGTGAGGGTCACCTAGAGAGGGACTTAGACAGAGGAAGGGACTTGGACAGAGGAAGGGACCTGGAAAGAGGAAGGGACTTGGACAGAGGAAGAATCAGTAGCAGGTTATCATCTGGAAGGCTGCACCCTCCTCACGAGGGGAGGATCCACGATAGAATGAGAGACAGGTTGCCGGATGACGAGAGGAAAAACTTCAGAGGCCGATCGATGGGAGACAGAAGTGAGTTCTCTGCGCCTAAAAGTCTTGCTGAACTTAAATATGGGAGGAACTCCGAAAATACGGATCAACAATCATTAGGAAAAAGGAAAAGCTACCAACAATATGAAGATGATGTTCCATTTGAAGGTCCAAAACCTCTTAGTGAAATTCTGAAGGAGAAGAAAGGAGTTGGAGCCGGTGCAGCCTCCTCCCAGAGCAGCAAATCAGCCTATAATAATAAGAATGAAGGAATTACCGAAAACGGATCATTGTTGAAGACTAATGTAGAAGAATCCAAGAATCAGGCTGCTGATGTTGCTGGAAGAGAGGTTGACAACACTAATGTAACTCATCAGTCGCCTGAGGATGGAATAATATACGACGAAGCTGCCGAAGAACAAGAGTATGAAGGAGAGGAAGGAGGAGACTATGAATATGAACAAGGTGATGAGGAGTATGAGTATGAACAAGTCGATGAGGGGGAAAATCAAGAGCAAGAATATATGGAAGAAGAGGAAGATGGAGATGACTTTGCCAAGAAGATTGGTGTTGTTCTTTCATAA